Proteins from a genomic interval of Quercus lobata isolate SW786 chromosome 11, ValleyOak3.0 Primary Assembly, whole genome shotgun sequence:
- the LOC115966235 gene encoding zinc finger protein ZOP1, with the protein MTEYWVSQGNKWCDFCKIFISNNPSSIRNHELGQRHKDSVSKRLDSMRKEGAAKEKEKKEAARALEQIEAKAKRSYQKDIAKLQEVRDSHAQALNDQDEEWEYDSTSGYYYNKSNGFYNDPNSGFYYSDAVGKWVTQEEAYATPQFSSNSKHKGPTLKRPLSASEAALVTENKDAAKVQSGPAPGPVVSASLNPMRSVKGAPSSVAIGKRKRQDEKPKVISKEEAAALKAREAAKKRVEEREKPLLGLYRPL; encoded by the exons ATGACTGAG TATTGGGTTAGCCAGGGCAACAAATGGTGCGACTTCTGCAAAATCTTCATATCAAACAATCCTTCCAGCATTAGAAATCATGAGCTTGGTCAACGTCACAAGGATAGTGTTTCCAAGAGGCTGGATTCTATGAGAAAAGAGGGTGCTGCcaaggagaaggaaaaaaaggaagcaGCCCGTGCCCTTGAGCAAATTGAAGCA AAAGCAAAGCGTAGCTATCAGAAGGATATAGCAAAACTTCAAGAGGTTAGAGATTCTCATGCCCAAGCATTGAATGATCAAGATGAAG AATGGGAGTATGACAGCACTTCGGGctattattacaacaaaagTAATGGTTTCTACAATGACCCAAACTCAGGCTTTTACTATTCTGATGCAGTAG GGAAGTGGGTGACACAGGAAGAAGCATATGCCACACCTCAGTTTTCCTCAAATTCTAAACATAAAGGACCCACTTTGAAAAGGCCGTTGTCAGCTTCAGAGGCAGCACTAGTTACAGAAAATAAAGATGCTGCTAAAGTTCAAAGTGGACCAGCACCTGGGCCTGTTGTTTCAGCTTCTTTAAATCCCATGAGATCCGTTAAAGGTGCTCCATCATCAGTTGCTATTGGCAAGAGAAAGAGGCAAGATGAGAAGCCAAAGGTTATATCCAAAGAAGAAGCAGCTGCCCTTAAAGCAAGGGAAGCGGCAAAGAAGAGAGttgaagaaagggaaaaaccGTTGCTTGGCCTCTACAGGcctctttaa